A single window of Spirochaetales bacterium DNA harbors:
- a CDS encoding HAD family hydrolase encodes MIYFFLMEIATIPPIIEGLIFDIDLTLYDNREYYESQKRLLLEKLARITGRSYEETLEAADEYQTGYMKANNGKKLSMGNLFLLGFGISIEENCRWRSSLFNPEAYLRLDRRLVHTMKRLSERFQCAAVTNNTRIIGERTLRVLGIDSFFRVIIGLDQTLVSKPSMKPFYRAAEKIGVPPERCISIGDRFEVDVELPVREGMGGILVESMEDVYRLPDLLMKESQTR; translated from the coding sequence ATGATATATTTTTTTCTCATGGAAATAGCGACGATTCCCCCCATCATCGAGGGGCTTATCTTCGATATCGATCTCACCCTCTACGACAACAGGGAATACTACGAGAGTCAGAAACGGCTGCTCCTCGAAAAACTGGCCCGGATAACCGGACGTTCGTATGAGGAGACCCTCGAGGCGGCGGATGAGTATCAGACGGGATATATGAAGGCCAATAACGGTAAAAAGCTGAGCATGGGAAACCTCTTTCTTCTGGGATTCGGAATCAGTATCGAAGAAAACTGCAGGTGGAGATCCTCCCTCTTCAATCCGGAAGCCTATCTCCGCCTTGACCGGCGGCTTGTTCATACCATGAAAAGGCTTTCCGAACGATTTCAGTGTGCCGCGGTCACGAACAACACGCGGATCATCGGTGAACGGACATTGCGGGTACTCGGTATCGATTCCTTTTTCCGGGTCATTATCGGCCTCGACCAGACACTTGTGTCGAAACCATCGATGAAGCCCTTCTATCGAGCGGCCGAAAAAATAGGGGTGCCGCCCGAACGCTGTATCAGTATCGGCGACAGGTTCGAGGTCGATGTGGAACTGCCGGTCCGTGAAGGAATGGGAGGAATTCTCGTGGAATCCATGGAGGATGTCTACCGTCTTCCCGATTTGTTGATGAAGGAGAGTCAAACACGATAA
- a CDS encoding EAL domain-containing protein, translating into MDNNVRIDSASLFEHLKSAVIQIDNKGAVLYVNNPCLAMFGYTKEELIHQSILRLLARDYHREFRYNLFASLMKRVGEEKRTMKRNTILKAKHKKGRLFSVELTLICFLENNKRILLIIIDDLSLFESLQEMLRVSKSNYITLAENAAEAIVQIDKDFIIKYANIATEKVFYYKKKELLDNHVRTILPGGGFEQYRSIFEKASHDDAGKKGFESQAKSLEIIGRRKDNHLFPLEVSFGSWIGKGDDRTLTFIMRDITSRKKTEKHLKHLAYHDKLTALGNRDLFDLYLKEILQEMKREPGKIAALLFLDLDGFKKVNDTLGHTVGDKILIECSQRINKCLRTNDHIYRFSDALDMDRFTDLYRFGGDEFVILLPEIRKKTDAAFIGQRIIDSIKQRFPVEGSDLISEVSLGCSIGIALIPQDGADINTLVRNADMAMYKAKETGNSFSFFTEEMNQTAIENLILEMEIRKALEHNEFALYYQPIVNEKGTLIGVEALLRWKHPDKGLVLPSKYLPFAEKYGLFDLIGNWVIKTACRQAREWRRNFHPDFYVSINVSVKQFERYDFIRSITNIIHYLKLDPGRIKLEITESHLMKNPEKTIATIRELKHRNRGISIALDDFGTGYSSLSYLSTLPIDIIKIDRSFITKIEKTANQKIVNTILMLAKGLGMEVIAEGVETGKALEILVSRGITLFQGKYISKAVPSEEITAMLVKGNLKIISPPIKQ; encoded by the coding sequence ATGGACAACAACGTAAGAATCGACAGCGCCTCACTCTTCGAGCATTTAAAAAGCGCCGTGATTCAGATCGACAACAAGGGCGCTGTGCTTTACGTCAACAATCCCTGTCTTGCCATGTTCGGATACACGAAAGAAGAACTCATTCATCAAAGCATACTCAGGCTGCTGGCGCGGGATTATCACCGGGAATTCCGTTATAACCTTTTTGCTTCCCTTATGAAACGCGTCGGAGAAGAAAAAAGGACGATGAAGCGAAACACGATACTGAAAGCGAAACATAAAAAGGGAAGGCTCTTTTCGGTCGAACTCACGCTTATCTGCTTCCTTGAAAACAACAAACGAATACTCCTCATCATCATCGACGATCTATCCCTTTTCGAAAGCCTTCAGGAAATGCTTCGGGTAAGTAAAAGCAATTATATCACACTGGCCGAAAACGCGGCGGAGGCGATTGTGCAGATCGACAAGGATTTTATTATCAAATACGCCAATATCGCGACAGAAAAGGTTTTTTATTATAAAAAAAAGGAGCTTCTCGACAACCATGTCAGGACAATACTGCCCGGCGGGGGATTCGAACAGTACAGATCGATCTTCGAAAAAGCCTCCCATGACGACGCCGGGAAAAAAGGGTTTGAAAGCCAGGCAAAAAGCCTTGAAATCATCGGCCGGAGAAAGGACAACCACCTCTTTCCCCTCGAAGTCTCTTTCGGAAGCTGGATCGGGAAAGGCGATGATAGAACACTCACCTTTATCATGCGGGATATCACGAGCCGAAAAAAAACGGAAAAACACCTGAAACATCTCGCCTACCACGACAAACTCACCGCTTTGGGAAACCGGGACCTCTTCGATCTCTACCTGAAGGAAATACTGCAAGAGATGAAACGGGAACCCGGAAAAATCGCGGCCCTGCTTTTTCTCGACCTCGACGGATTCAAGAAAGTCAATGATACCCTCGGGCATACGGTGGGAGATAAAATCCTGATCGAATGTTCTCAGCGGATCAATAAATGCCTGCGGACGAACGACCATATTTATCGCTTCAGCGACGCGCTCGATATGGACAGATTCACCGATTTGTACCGCTTCGGGGGAGACGAGTTCGTCATCCTCCTTCCCGAAATCAGAAAAAAAACCGATGCGGCTTTTATCGGTCAGCGTATCATCGATTCGATCAAGCAACGCTTTCCGGTGGAAGGTTCCGATCTTATATCCGAGGTATCCCTCGGATGCAGCATCGGTATCGCATTGATACCACAGGACGGGGCAGACATCAACACCCTCGTCCGAAACGCCGATATGGCGATGTACAAGGCAAAAGAAACCGGTAATTCCTTCAGTTTTTTTACCGAAGAAATGAACCAAACCGCGATTGAAAATCTGATTCTTGAAATGGAAATCCGCAAAGCCCTTGAACACAACGAATTCGCGTTGTATTATCAGCCGATTGTCAACGAAAAGGGAACCCTCATCGGCGTCGAGGCATTACTCAGATGGAAGCATCCGGATAAAGGACTCGTCCTCCCGTCGAAATATCTTCCGTTTGCCGAGAAATACGGTCTTTTCGATCTTATCGGGAACTGGGTGATAAAAACCGCCTGCCGGCAGGCCCGTGAATGGAGAAGGAATTTTCATCCCGATTTCTACGTCAGTATCAATGTCTCGGTAAAACAATTCGAACGCTACGACTTTATCCGTTCGATCACCAACATCATCCACTATCTGAAACTCGATCCCGGACGCATCAAGCTGGAGATAACGGAAAGCCATCTCATGAAAAATCCCGAAAAGACGATAGCGACAATCAGGGAACTCAAGCACCGCAACAGGGGTATCTCGATCGCACTCGACGATTTCGGAACGGGGTATTCTTCCCTCAGCTATCTTTCGACACTCCCGATCGATATTATAAAAATAGACAGATCGTTTATAACCAAAATCGAAAAAACCGCAAACCAGAAAATAGTCAATACCATCCTCATGCTCGCGAAGGGACTCGGCATGGAGGTTATCGCCGAAGGGGTCGAAACCGGAAAAGCGCTTGAAATACTCGTTTCCCGGGGAATCACTCTTTTTCAGGGCAAATATATCAGTAAAGCCGTTCCTTCTGAGGAGATAACGGCGATGCTTGTAAAAGGAAATCTCAAGATCATATCCCCCCCGATCAAACAATGA
- a CDS encoding PIN domain-containing protein, whose protein sequence is MTRLFIDSDIILDLLLKRNDYQSTATLMSKIDNHRYEGYTTPLVVANIHYIMTKFGGKKRSIKNIKKLRKILSILTIDEETVDEALLTDAEDFEDAMQFITAKKNHIDFIITRNKKDYKQCGLPVLNSKEFLQIEK, encoded by the coding sequence ATGACAAGACTATTCATTGACTCGGACATTATTCTGGATCTGCTTCTTAAAAGAAATGATTATCAAAGCACTGCAACATTAATGTCAAAAATCGATAACCATCGATACGAAGGGTATACAACCCCGCTTGTCGTTGCGAATATTCATTACATTATGACAAAATTCGGAGGAAAGAAAAGATCAATCAAAAATATTAAAAAACTAAGAAAAATATTATCCATATTGACGATAGATGAAGAAACAGTGGACGAAGCATTATTGACGGATGCGGAAGATTTTGAAGATGCAATGCAATTTATTACAGCGAAAAAAAATCATATCGATTTTATTATAACAAGAAATAAAAAAGATTATAAACAATGCGGACTGCCTGTGCTGAATTCAAAGGAATTCCTGCAAATTGAAAAATGA
- a CDS encoding ATP-binding protein: MLYTRNIIPFIIKELSSPEILILLGSRQVGKTSILQLMEKYFLTNGIHYLSLDLDIETNLEILSTYENTLDFIKTKGLDPVTDTFVLLLDEFQRVNRAGKTLKNLHDHHKNIKIIATGSSSIEINKTISESMSGRKMIFRVFPLSFREYLIFKELDNLLDIYDSYIPGQNISSFIFNTFEKHCMEKIIFGSYPAVVLENDRERKGKKIFDILNSYLRKDIREHCGVSDTVRYKNVLEFLGITAGNLMNINKIANQLGTYYRKINDIVNIAIETYIIEIIRPYFKNRKNEIVRNPKIYFEDTGLRNFLIKNMNNVPALRNDWGILVENFFYNEIVNNIDIFTEIKFFRTKSGTEIDFLLIKNRTILPVEVKSGTCGFIPLSLLNFCIKEKIKKGVIMNKDYSGITEKEGITFVFIPYVFSSHVSNLLGGE; encoded by the coding sequence ATGCTCTATACACGAAATATTATACCATTCATCATCAAGGAACTTTCTTCCCCCGAGATTCTCATCCTGTTGGGAAGCAGACAGGTCGGTAAAACCTCAATTCTACAGCTGATGGAAAAATATTTTTTAACAAACGGCATACATTATTTATCACTGGATCTTGACATTGAAACAAACCTTGAAATCCTTTCGACGTATGAAAATACACTGGATTTTATTAAAACGAAAGGACTTGATCCTGTTACTGATACATTTGTTTTGCTTCTTGATGAGTTTCAAAGAGTAAACCGGGCCGGGAAAACACTTAAAAACCTTCATGACCATCACAAGAATATAAAAATAATCGCAACAGGTTCTTCAAGTATAGAAATCAACAAGACTATTTCAGAGTCGATGTCGGGAAGAAAAATGATTTTCAGAGTATTTCCTCTTTCTTTCAGGGAATACCTTATTTTCAAGGAATTGGACAATCTGCTTGATATATATGACTCCTATATACCCGGACAGAATATCTCTTCCTTCATTTTCAACACGTTCGAGAAGCATTGTATGGAAAAAATAATTTTCGGCTCATATCCTGCCGTTGTTCTTGAAAACGACAGAGAAAGAAAAGGCAAAAAGATTTTTGATATTCTCAATTCTTATCTGAGAAAAGATATCAGAGAACATTGCGGTGTTTCGGACACCGTCAGGTATAAAAATGTCCTGGAGTTTCTTGGAATCACCGCGGGGAATCTGATGAACATCAATAAAATTGCAAATCAATTGGGCACGTATTACAGAAAAATTAATGACATCGTCAATATTGCCATAGAAACATATATAATCGAAATCATCAGGCCATATTTTAAAAACAGAAAAAATGAAATCGTAAGAAATCCGAAGATATATTTTGAAGACACGGGGCTGAGAAACTTTCTTATAAAAAACATGAATAATGTTCCGGCATTAAGGAATGACTGGGGTATACTCGTTGAAAATTTTTTTTATAATGAGATTGTAAATAACATCGATATCTTTACCGAAATTAAATTTTTCAGAACAAAAAGCGGTACGGAAATCGATTTTCTCCTTATAAAAAACCGTACCATACTCCCCGTTGAAGTGAAAAGCGGCACCTGCGGATTTATTCCGCTTTCACTTCTCAATTTCTGTATAAAAGAAAAAATAAAAAAAGGAGTAATCATGAATAAAGATTATTCGGGGATAACGGAAAAAGAGGGAATCACCTTTGTTTTTATCCCATACGTCTTTTCTTCACACGTCTCGAACCTTCTCGGAGGAGAATAG
- a CDS encoding FHIPEP family type III secretion protein, with protein MPDNDSNNEKPPEAADILIVNENKTAVALSLSEKVVKSSLSLLRGLTFSYVPGPGVIRKGKGDEAGTMIADAGAGGTPVIHYPRLAEALYGEYEPGEALKEKDWKYSSVFRLKALVYRENGTTSFSPDPEDPVPSERGPSEPLYFNPLTLEVGFGLSPLITDQTALLKRMSRVRREIALSLGLVVPRIVIRANMNLEPDEYRISLKGIAAGKGTLRISKYLAIETKRVREKVRGEAATEPAFNLPAIWIDEEVREKAERSGYSVVDTQTLLTTHLIQIIRHHASRLLGTQEVKNILDSLAGDYPALVEEITGLLGKTEIKQVLCALLDEGVSIRNIIDILETLADHGPQMKKPERLVEKVRERLGLHICSQFLDKNGVLHVIAVNPQGDRKLLDYGEEYTDMISPAESGAYKHFFAGLDAAMKQGKKEEDVIPVLVCSRETRTCVRKLTHASYPRLPVLSTAEIPPAVPIKKIGDISI; from the coding sequence ATGCCGGATAACGACAGCAATAACGAAAAGCCGCCTGAGGCGGCCGATATACTCATCGTCAATGAAAACAAGACTGCCGTCGCGCTGTCCCTTTCGGAAAAGGTAGTGAAATCCTCGCTTTCCCTCCTCAGAGGCCTCACCTTTTCATACGTTCCCGGTCCGGGCGTCATCCGGAAGGGAAAAGGGGATGAAGCCGGTACCATGATTGCCGATGCGGGGGCGGGGGGGACTCCCGTCATCCACTATCCCCGCCTCGCCGAAGCTTTGTACGGCGAGTATGAACCGGGTGAAGCGCTGAAAGAAAAGGACTGGAAGTATTCCTCCGTTTTCCGGCTTAAGGCCCTGGTCTATCGTGAAAACGGAACGACCTCCTTCTCCCCGGATCCCGAAGATCCCGTCCCCTCCGAACGGGGACCTTCCGAACCGCTTTATTTCAATCCCCTCACGCTCGAAGTCGGGTTCGGTCTTTCACCCCTGATCACGGACCAGACCGCACTTCTCAAGCGGATGTCACGGGTCCGCAGGGAAATCGCCTTATCCCTGGGACTTGTCGTTCCCCGTATTGTCATACGAGCGAACATGAATCTCGAACCCGATGAATACCGCATCTCCCTCAAGGGGATCGCCGCGGGAAAGGGGACCCTCCGGATCTCAAAATACCTTGCCATCGAAACAAAACGCGTCAGGGAAAAAGTGAGGGGCGAAGCGGCGACGGAACCGGCATTCAATCTGCCGGCAATCTGGATAGATGAGGAAGTACGGGAAAAGGCGGAACGAAGCGGCTATTCGGTCGTGGATACCCAGACCCTTCTTACGACGCATCTGATTCAGATCATCAGGCACCACGCATCGAGGCTTTTAGGGACACAGGAAGTGAAAAATATCCTGGACAGTCTCGCCGGCGACTACCCGGCCCTTGTCGAAGAGATTACCGGGCTGCTCGGTAAAACGGAAATAAAGCAGGTACTGTGCGCCCTTCTCGACGAAGGCGTTTCGATCCGGAATATCATCGACATCCTCGAGACCCTTGCCGATCACGGACCGCAGATGAAAAAACCCGAACGTCTGGTCGAAAAGGTAAGGGAACGTCTCGGGCTTCACATCTGCTCGCAATTTCTCGATAAAAACGGGGTTCTCCACGTCATTGCCGTGAATCCCCAGGGGGACCGGAAGCTCCTCGATTACGGGGAGGAATATACCGATATGATTTCTCCCGCCGAATCCGGTGCGTATAAACACTTTTTTGCCGGCCTCGATGCGGCAATGAAGCAAGGGAAAAAGGAGGAGGATGTTATTCCGGTGCTGGTCTGCTCGCGGGAAACGAGAACCTGTGTGCGGAAACTGACGCATGCCTCCTATCCCCGTCTTCCCGTATTATCGACGGCGGAAATACCGCCTGCGGTGCCGATAAAAAAAATCGGCGATATATCGATCTGA
- a CDS encoding rhodanese-like domain-containing protein: protein MKPMIITSLLLFILLLTGCYEGYVSSTEAEMLTQYLEPEALRTLTMNPDESIRIIDVRPRTAYDNGHIPTAESYPSGVILEKLDELPIVQFYIVYCETGGRAQGVIKKLEEKGYTKMMNWGGYTRWPYEFEK, encoded by the coding sequence ATGAAACCGATGATAATCACATCTCTGCTTCTCTTCATCCTGCTGTTAACCGGTTGTTATGAAGGGTATGTGTCAAGCACGGAGGCCGAGATGCTGACACAATATCTCGAACCGGAAGCACTGAGGACGTTGACCATGAATCCTGATGAATCGATCCGGATTATCGATGTCCGTCCCCGGACAGCCTATGACAACGGCCATATTCCGACGGCGGAATCGTACCCGTCCGGAGTTATTCTGGAAAAACTCGACGAACTGCCGATTGTGCAGTTCTACATCGTTTACTGCGAAACCGGAGGAAGGGCCCAGGGTGTTATAAAAAAACTCGAAGAAAAAGGGTATACGAAAATGATGAACTGGGGCGGATACACACGCTGGCCTTACGAATTCGAGAAATAA
- a CDS encoding acetate/propionate family kinase: MDIMNFLLTRVSLFRGFPEDKLKTLVEESTVTTFEPNEAVIEFGEQGNFLGVLLQGEADVSVTDDGGTRHIIDLLKEGDVFGEMSIMTGDKTIADVIGKTRCTALLIPQPVFATTLIAHPPAITVLSKTISERLKHFAFDEKGQEIAKSAFKRSEDPYGFMLKSIKPMKILVINCGSSSLKYNLFDTEDEGKTAEGGVERIGEEGTLHVYHGPGGEVRKELPRGSHSEALKAMVEELCDEKTGVIGSPEEIGAVGHRVVHGGDKFIGAMVITDELLGKVEELSVLAPLHNPINLLGIREAKKVFPGIPHIAVFDTSFHHTIPPYAFLYGIPYEYYETKKIRRYGFHGMSHAYVSLKAAEYLKRQYNELEIVTCHLGNGASVCAVDHGRSVDTSMGFTPTEGLIMGTRCGNIDPAILVQLARDEGMGSKELDRLINKQSGILGISGISNDMREIQKAAEEGNNRAILAIKTFAYHLKKYIGAYMAAMGGLDVLVFTGGIGENSAGVRSLACQGLDCMGINIDEKLNRQAVRPEGVCEISTPSSSVKVLVIATNEARMIARESLKVLKQDHVERIIGMQEKIPIPIEVSAHHLHLSREHVEALFGKGYILTSIAGLSQPGQFACRETVDLIGPRGKVERVRVLGPERKETQIEIAMTEQYKLGLQPPIRESGDLSGSPGVTIAGPRSTVTIEKGVICAMRHIHMSTEEALRLGLRDRDIVRVRVDGERELVFGDVMVRVHPNYRLAMHIDTDEANAADIKTGMKGYIEGIQSRE; this comes from the coding sequence ATGGATATCATGAATTTTTTATTGACCAGGGTATCCCTTTTCAGGGGCTTTCCGGAAGACAAGCTGAAAACCCTTGTGGAGGAATCGACGGTGACTACCTTCGAACCGAATGAAGCGGTGATCGAGTTCGGGGAGCAGGGCAATTTTCTGGGAGTGCTTTTACAAGGGGAAGCCGACGTGTCGGTTACCGATGACGGCGGAACCCGGCACATAATCGATCTGCTCAAAGAAGGAGACGTGTTCGGGGAAATGTCGATCATGACCGGGGATAAAACGATCGCCGATGTGATTGGCAAAACACGATGCACGGCGCTTCTTATCCCGCAGCCCGTGTTTGCAACCACCCTCATCGCTCATCCGCCCGCGATCACCGTTCTGTCAAAAACCATTTCGGAACGGCTCAAGCACTTTGCCTTTGACGAGAAAGGCCAGGAGATCGCAAAATCGGCATTCAAACGAAGCGAAGATCCATACGGTTTCATGTTGAAAAGCATTAAACCGATGAAGATTCTGGTCATCAACTGCGGTTCGTCGTCGCTGAAATACAATCTTTTCGATACGGAGGATGAGGGAAAAACCGCGGAGGGCGGGGTCGAACGGATCGGGGAGGAGGGAACCCTTCATGTCTATCATGGTCCCGGCGGGGAGGTCAGAAAGGAACTGCCAAGAGGAAGCCACAGCGAAGCCCTCAAGGCCATGGTGGAAGAGTTGTGTGATGAGAAAACAGGGGTGATCGGCTCACCGGAGGAGATCGGCGCCGTCGGCCACCGTGTCGTTCACGGCGGGGACAAGTTTATCGGGGCGATGGTGATTACCGATGAGTTACTCGGAAAAGTCGAGGAGCTTTCCGTTCTCGCCCCCCTTCATAACCCGATCAATCTTCTGGGAATCAGGGAAGCGAAGAAGGTTTTTCCCGGTATCCCCCACATTGCGGTCTTCGACACTTCCTTTCACCATACCATACCCCCTTACGCTTTTCTTTACGGTATTCCCTATGAATATTACGAAACAAAAAAAATAAGACGGTACGGTTTTCACGGCATGTCGCACGCCTATGTGTCGCTGAAGGCGGCAGAGTACCTGAAGCGGCAGTACAACGAACTCGAGATCGTCACCTGTCATCTCGGCAATGGCGCCTCTGTCTGCGCGGTCGATCACGGGAGGTCGGTGGATACTTCCATGGGATTTACCCCCACCGAAGGGCTTATCATGGGAACGAGGTGCGGGAATATCGATCCCGCCATTCTGGTACAGCTTGCAAGGGACGAAGGTATGGGCAGTAAGGAACTCGACCGGCTGATCAATAAGCAAAGTGGTATTCTCGGTATTTCCGGAATATCCAATGATATGAGGGAGATTCAGAAAGCGGCGGAAGAGGGAAACAACCGGGCGATTTTAGCGATCAAAACCTTCGCGTACCATCTGAAAAAATATATCGGCGCCTATATGGCGGCAATGGGCGGCCTCGATGTCCTCGTCTTTACCGGCGGTATCGGGGAAAACAGTGCGGGGGTGAGAAGCCTTGCCTGTCAGGGACTCGACTGTATGGGTATCAATATCGATGAAAAACTGAACAGGCAGGCCGTTAGACCGGAGGGAGTCTGTGAAATATCAACGCCCTCTTCCAGTGTGAAAGTACTCGTCATCGCGACAAATGAAGCGCGGATGATCGCGCGGGAATCACTCAAAGTCCTGAAACAGGATCACGTGGAGCGGATTATCGGCATGCAGGAGAAGATACCCATCCCTATCGAAGTCTCCGCGCACCACCTCCATCTTTCACGGGAACACGTCGAAGCGCTTTTCGGCAAGGGTTACATCTTGACGAGTATCGCCGGCCTCTCGCAGCCCGGCCAGTTCGCCTGCAGGGAAACGGTCGATCTTATCGGTCCGCGCGGGAAGGTGGAACGCGTGCGGGTCCTTGGGCCGGAACGGAAGGAGACACAGATAGAAATAGCGATGACCGAACAATACAAACTCGGACTCCAGCCCCCGATACGTGAGTCCGGGGATTTGAGTGGTTCGCCGGGGGTAACGATCGCCGGACCGCGGTCAACCGTCACGATCGAAAAGGGGGTGATCTGCGCGATGCGCCATATCCATATGTCGACGGAAGAGGCCCTCCGCCTGGGGCTTCGCGACAGGGATATCGTCCGCGTCCGGGTCGACGGCGAGAGGGAACTCGTCTTCGGCGACGTTATGGTTCGCGTGCATCCCAACTACCGGCTGGCCATGCATATCGATACGGATGAAGCGAACGCCGCGGATATTAAAACGGGGATGAAAGGCTATATCGAAGGAATACAAAGCAGGGAATAA
- a CDS encoding HEAT repeat domain-containing protein, with protein sequence MFALNVIIAVGIIALPFLFGFIFYAFSFNINASHAFEEIARKKGITVTRHGVFKRPAIDAVIGGARLTMRTRFSVFKDSVVFCLSMNKKLPYGLRIEKNILFTDGDNRDSTRCKTGDSIFDEAVYFSVRHTAGAACFFNEKLRILLVKIAGMAEWFLTEDDNIRVGMAYVRQPALEKMFRLILELRPLLEAKRSIIEELIQNALHDSYRGVRQKNLDFLILYYPDDPKTKETAEKTFGLPGWEIKYAAAQFLGKAGFMKLYERLHEAPDDIKMKIIRRMNENRWIVKVGPLLSFLRMTVVVPIQLELIGILGQTASTRACRTLIDLLGHDDYEIRKSAVKALASCGTIDAVVPLNAVARKLMENPFLRAAAKRSIALIRKKYGVKEGWLSLTGSRTLDGSLSMTDEAAEGGMSLSDDDIK encoded by the coding sequence ATGTTTGCCCTTAACGTCATTATCGCAGTCGGTATAATTGCCCTTCCTTTTCTCTTCGGGTTTATCTTTTATGCCTTCTCGTTCAATATAAACGCGTCTCATGCCTTTGAAGAAATCGCAAGAAAAAAGGGAATTACCGTAACCAGACACGGTGTATTTAAAAGGCCGGCAATCGATGCCGTGATCGGCGGGGCGCGGCTTACCATGCGTACACGGTTTTCCGTATTTAAGGACAGCGTCGTCTTTTGTCTCTCGATGAATAAAAAATTGCCTTACGGACTCCGTATTGAGAAAAATATCTTGTTTACGGATGGTGATAACAGGGATTCGACACGATGCAAGACAGGCGATTCGATATTTGATGAGGCTGTGTATTTTTCCGTTCGGCACACCGCCGGTGCCGCCTGTTTTTTCAATGAAAAGCTGAGGATTCTCCTTGTAAAGATCGCCGGCATGGCCGAATGGTTTCTCACAGAAGACGACAACATACGTGTCGGCATGGCATATGTCAGGCAGCCGGCCCTCGAGAAAATGTTCCGGCTGATCCTTGAATTGCGTCCTCTCCTCGAAGCGAAACGATCCATAATAGAGGAACTCATCCAGAACGCCTTACATGATTCGTACCGGGGTGTCCGGCAGAAGAACCTCGATTTTCTCATCCTTTACTATCCGGATGACCCCAAAACAAAAGAGACCGCGGAAAAGACATTCGGGCTTCCCGGCTGGGAGATAAAGTATGCTGCAGCGCAGTTTCTGGGAAAAGCCGGGTTTATGAAACTCTACGAGCGTCTTCATGAGGCCCCCGACGATATTAAAATGAAAATAATCAGGAGAATGAATGAAAACAGGTGGATTGTCAAAGTCGGGCCGCTTCTTTCGTTTCTCAGAATGACCGTTGTCGTACCGATTCAGCTTGAACTTATCGGGATTCTCGGACAAACGGCGTCAACGAGGGCTTGCCGGACCCTGATCGATTTGCTCGGCCATGATGATTATGAAATCAGAAAATCGGCGGTAAAGGCTCTCGCGTCCTGCGGCACGATCGACGCGGTGGTCCCCCTCAACGCCGTAGCCCGGAAACTGATGGAAAATCCCTTTCTTCGCGCTGCGGCGAAGCGTTCGATCGCCTTGATCCGGAAGAAATACGGCGTGAAGGAAGGGTGGCTTTCCCTTACCGGTTCCCGGACCCTGGACGGTTCCCTCAGTATGACGGATGAAGCGGCGGAAGGAGGTATGTCGTTATCCGATGACGACATAAAATAG